From uncultured Bacteroides sp., a single genomic window includes:
- a CDS encoding transposase gives MKKEVYKPHPGKAYPLELRLAVVKDYLSGHGSQKELGRKYRLPYPRIIANWVRTFGADNINLRPVMKDKSKARIVTDKEKALRKENLLLRQELEQKKKELRDSQIKSSALDMMIDIAESSLNIQIRKKSGTKQ, from the coding sequence AAAAAGAAGTTTACAAGCCGCATCCCGGTAAAGCTTATCCTTTAGAGCTTCGTTTAGCAGTAGTTAAGGATTACCTTAGCGGTCATGGAAGTCAAAAAGAGTTAGGACGAAAATATAGATTGCCTTATCCTCGTATAATAGCGAATTGGGTTCGTACCTTTGGTGCTGATAATATAAATCTTCGTCCTGTTATGAAAGATAAATCAAAAGCCAGGATTGTTACTGACAAGGAAAAGGCCTTGCGTAAGGAGAATCTCCTGTTAAGGCAAGAATTAGAACAAAAGAAAAAAGAGCTTAGAGATTCTCAGATAAAGTCAAGTGCTTTGGATATGATGATTGATATAGCTGAATCCTCTTTAAATATCCAGATTAGAAAAAAATCTGGCACCAAACAGTGA